From the genome of Branchiostoma lanceolatum isolate klBraLanc5 chromosome 11, klBraLanc5.hap2, whole genome shotgun sequence:
GGACTGGTTGGACGAGAAAAAGCAACGATCACAATCTTCCGCGAAGATATGTGGAGTAACAGGGAGGGGGGCTGACTTGACTTACTCATGTCAAGTGTCAGACCtccgccactcgaaccactctgtCAACATTTTGTTCTGTACTTGCGTATATGATTAGGATGTGATGATAGATATGATATGAATTTACCGACCACGCGTAAACGTTGAATCAACGTACCAGCTACGATCagtaacggtgaattaaaatacGCCTCACGGACATAGACATCAGTGCAGAGTCTGCAGATCCTCTAAAAGGAGAATTATGAAGATGGCGGACAGGATTACGGTCATCtttcattcctgtattcaataagtgtataaagtgacactagtgtggcagTCTAGTATCACTTACCAAATTGGCAACTACACTCAGGGCTACCACACTATAGTGCAGCTTCTACAACTTATTGCCGAACTAGGTTAACTTCTGCAGCTACTAATGGCtgcctcactagtgtcacttctacaagtacacgCAACGCTACCACGCGACATATTTTGCCGTTTTCGgtattttcttgtcatattGACCATCTCCGAAGGGGGGTTTgtattatttttttccaaaatcatgcGAAGATCAATGAGCGCTGATGccatccataacatttacttgccATGGCCGTGCTACTGCAGTTGCACGATATTTGTCAGTAGGGACACAGACACCCGGACCTTGTTTGGGACATTTATTGAAGTGACATCAAAGACAGCACATGTTCGGCAAGTCAACTTAACGACCAACAGTGACAAATAACATTTCATGTCTCCCATCTTTTCCATTTGTTGTAGAATGATGACTATACATAGTGTTAGGTACTAAATGACCCGCACATCTCTGTGGTGTTTTCCATTAATTGGTGTCAGTCTCCAAAACTGAATCTAGTTTTGAAAGGAAAGAACGtgacgtttttgtttttttcctgccCCCGTTTTGCTGATACGAAAACCTCCCAACTTCTGTTTGGAGATTGCGTTCATCTAAGTGCATCCATGTTAGAATCAGTGTTCAGATCATCGTTCCCAAACAGTTCAATCTATCAAGTTAATAACCACAATATGGTTATAAGATAAACTCAGGAAAACAGTGCAAACAGTTAACAAACCGTGCAGTAACGGTACAtggaaaacacatgtacatcataacAAAATGACATCAAACCATAATAAATAATTTCGAGCTTAACTCGTTAAAACTCTAACAGCAAAAGTATTGGGAAACCCCAATTGGTTCGAAAAACAAATAAACGCCAAGACAATTGCTTCCTATACATCATGTTAGGGGGTGTCACACTCATGTGCGCAAATCAAGTCCGCATTActtccgtattgacatttttccgTCTTGGGTGAAGTTTGCGGgcaaaaagttgtttttaactttgacccacggttgtgcagcctagttatcgaacctaaAATAACGACTTCTtctgccgcaaactttacctaagacaAAAGAAGTGTCGATATGGATCTCATGCGGAGTTATATATAAACAAGTTTGAACATCCCTTTACGGTTGAACGAGACAGCCATTTTTAAACTACCGTTCCGAAGCacggtaatgctagggtcacatttcctaaccgggacccggccgggctgtttgcggaaacgaaaaatcaaagtgtatgtcaataaatttgcacaagctatgctcttaaataattttgggtacgttttgcatttttgttgtcttttatatcatacttttcgttcccaaagactgcccggccgggccccggatttgaaatgtgaccctagcatgagcTGTAGAAGGCTAATAAAACAATGGCGTGTGTAACGAAACCCGTTGTTTAGATGCTGTAGCGGCGGAAGATGGACACCCGCAGCAGGTCCCCGCAGCGGCCGCAGTTGGGGTAGGACTTGCCGTCCTTCTTGGGCACGTGCCAGCAGCGGGTACAGCGGACACGGTACTTCTTGTACCTGAGAGTGGCAAGGGAAAGGAAAATAAGGTTTGgttacacacacacgcacacgcgcacgcgcacatgaacacaggcagacacacacatgcacacacaaacaaacatacacacccacgaacacacacgcacaacgTGACGAACACAAAAGAACAAACATATACACTcttatatacacacacacagacacaccgcacacacatgaacacacacacacagaaacacacatacacttaaacacacacacaaacaaacacacacacgaacacacacaaacagaaacacacacgaacacacacatacacacacacgaacacatacACATGAGCACAGACAGAGACAAGCTAAAAACAACACCTTACTCCAAACAAGTTCGCGTGTTTTTATTTCGCTctatggggaaaatggagtgttcgcggtggttttaggttcgcggcagcgctacattCACATACCGGTACAGTAttgggcaaaaatgttcgccacggttttaagttcacggtaaaaacggtcgccgcaaaaaccgcaaacataaaaccaccgcgaacgttcTGCATCTCATCACACGATAGATGTTCTGGTTAGCGTGCTAGTGACTCACCTGATACCACACGCGTTACAGAGCGGGGTCCCGTCCTCCGCGTCCCGCCACAGCGGCGTCTTCTTGGTGTCACAGGAGGCGCACTGCTTAGCACCTGTCGAGGGACAGAGATTCGGTATGACGTCACAAGTGACGTCACAACTTAGACATAGcctccgccatgttggatccaagatggcgacaggTAATTCCGAACGTACATGCAAATATGTTTCTAATAAATCAATTAAATGTGATGATTTCTAAACATTGAAAGAAAGAGAAgcagaataagaaagaaaagtagaaaaaagaataagaaacaGGCTGGGGTAGAGGATACATTTGCAAGATCTATCCAAGGCTTGGTCAGGGTTATAGGCAGACCAAAACCACTGCCTATAGCCTCCTTGGTTTGGTCTGTAACTTAAGAAGCCAATATGGCGGATACAGAAGTACGTAATTGTCACGTCAGTGAAAATGAAGCCTTTTAACATTCAAtaatgtttgtgcccagggtcatctgaaaagcagatcagtagatctgagatgtcccctggttaaataaataaaattgaaaaaattgaaaattaccCGGCAGTTAAAATATCAATCAAGTGTAAGAAGTAAAAAGAGACTAGACACTGAAGGTATAATTGTTACCATGAGAATGCTGTCCCACGGGTTGCGGATCCTCGTGCTCAGACCCGCTGGTGGTCTCCGTGAGGCTCCCGCTGCGGCGTCGGTAGGACGTGGCGTCCGACTCCGAGAAGCGCCGCGGGCGGGCCGCCTGGGAGCGGCGCCGGATGctgcaacattcaaattatGTATTTCAGCATCTACTTCTCAGTGCTATGAATTTTTTAAAAGACTTTTAAGCAGTGTACATGTTTTAGAAGTATCCAGATGttcatagtctgtataacgcaaactccagctgtccggggatttctgtccccttgggcggctatgcggttacagggcggcaagctgttacacaggagcttgattgagttcaggctaagatgttcatacatgtaattggtTCCGTGTACAGTGTCCTTGttttcagtgtttgtttgtttgtttgttctgatgTGTGTCCGCAGTCCACATATATATCATCTATATTTTAGTCACGTTGAAGGCAGAATCAAACAAGACATGCGAGAAAATCTAAATATTTCAAACGTGTTGTTAAATCTTcgaattacaggtttgcgtagcgaaACCTATGTAGTTGATATCTGTGTTAAGCTTATCTAAGAGTAGACTCACCTGAAATAGGAGCGAATCCGGAGGGAAGGTTTCGGATGTGGAAGAGTCTCTATTTGGAACGTCACACCTTTGAAGGCAGGGTCGAACCGAGCAGGACTCTTGGTGGGTTTGGCGGGTTTGCGGCGGTTGTGGCTCCTGATCTGTGATTGGATAATGAAGAAGTTTCCCGCTTAAGTACTAGTATCTACGAAGGCCCATAACTACAACATACACGAAATGGCCTCGAATCCTGACGGATCCTGACGTACATtaacgtgatccggaacctaagatccagaagaatccgaacggaaccggggccgtatatttctcggcaggctaatgggcatccaaatatgGGACTtaaggtaccacttgcatatttgagttgtgtaagtacgtacttacacaagttgtgtaagtggtaccttgaatcccaatatttggatgcgcattagcctgccgagaattTGAAATCTTTCGGATCTTAGGTTctggatcacgtcaggatactttaggatacgtcaggatccgaggccatttcctGCAGTGATATGGGCAGTTTGGTTCAAGCTAGGTCTCAACGCTACTTGGTTCTAGATATGGAAGCGCATAACATCTAACACTTAAAACAAGAATggtattatgaaaaaaaaaaactcgcaGGACCTGATTCTCGTCTCAATCTCAATGATCTACAAGAAACAGATTATCAAAATTATTTGATTATTAAGTTAAGAATGGAGTCAGCAGTATAGAAACATACAATCGTTAGAGTAAATCACCACCAGAATGGAAGTCTATAGCATATGTGGTCTCACCGCCTGTGTTCCACTGTTCCCCATCGCTGCAGTGTGCAGGCAGCTGAGAGTGATATCCGCCGGCCGGTAGTACTCTGTCGCCCGGGACTGGCTGTCCCCCGGCCCGCTCCCCTCCTCGGGCTCGCTCACGTCCGTCACGGCCATGCTGTTCCAGTAGCTCTCTCCAGGGGGCGCTGCTGATGTCTCCACCGTTGGCGCATCGATGTCGTTGGGAGAGGAACTGGTGGTTGGTTTATCGATTGCCAGGGAGGCCAACTTGCGGGACACGGTCCCGGTACTCCCCGCACTGTCCGCCCGAGGACGGAACGAGGTGTTCCCGCTAGCGTCGTAAAAGCCTTGGTTACCCCCTGGGGTAGTTGAAAAGGCACTGTGGACGTAAATTGTAAAAATCATGATCAACCGGTGTGGAACACTTCTATCTGCAATGTAACAGGTAAGAAAAACTCAAATAGTTATTTGTCAAGGTTAGTTACGCATAATACCTTCAGAACGTTTCGCCACACGAATAAATTCCTCCATTTTCCACATAGTGGTCAGTGGTGACGCTCACCGTAGAATGATAAACAAGGCACATGATTCACCGTTTTTGTCTTCATGCTAGGAATCTCACCTTGCGTAATTGTGGTTCACGTCTGAGGAGTGCCCACTTGTCACCGCGACCGGTAGGAGGACGGTATCCCCTCCCTGTACACTGACGCCCCCTGGCGGCAGGTAGGGTGCGGTGTACCTCACCTCGTCCAACCCTGGGAAGAAGCCCTGATACCGTCCCCAGTCCAGAACACTTTGCCATCTGAAATGGAGACTTAGAGGttaacaagatatcaaaagcacGAATATTGAGAACATTGATTATCCTATGAACGTTTTGTTTACGCGGCACCTTTAATTTGCATACATGTGTAGGTTTAGCTCATTGATTCAAATGCAAAACGCAGAATACGTCGATAGTAGAACTGACTTCCGTGAACTTCTACAGTAATGCACAGACATGTTGGACTTAAGTCGCGTTGACTTGTACAGTTGTACATCCACGGAGTCAGAGTCTATTCCCGGTGAGGTATGCCATGCTAACGCCAGGGGTCATATGAAATCAGTGAAGGCACTTGGGGCAAATTTGGAAATTTCTCCGGCGAGAGGAGGGTGTAAAAATTCCGGCCACTactatcacccccccccccccgatcaaaacctctgcttgaagaataagctagttcggagttgctactacgcatgtgcagtgtcaaaggtaaaggcccccggcttgaaaacagtgctcgTTTCgatattgtcttgatttgcataacaacgccccgccgGGTTTTGTCCGATGATGGTGTCAATCAGAAGATTGACACCAtggttttgttcacgtctggggggccttcacctttgacactgcacatgcgtagtaacaactccgaactagcttatactcCAAGCGTGCTTGGAAACGCGTGAGTAAAATCTATTTTACAGATGCTGCACCTTGGACACCTGGGAACGGGAAGATAGGCGCAGTTCCCATGCCAAAGCTGAATAGGTCTAGAAAGTTAAACAAATTTACGACTCTTGTACAAGTACTAAAGCAATGAAATACATGACTTTGCTGTTGTTGATCGATGATTGTTTAGGTTTGaagaaaatgcaatttttgcaGTATTTTAGTACTTACCCTCAAAAAGCtttaactactagtatacaaaatatCCTGCACAGCTAGCTAACAGACACCATTAAATCAGGGTTTCATTGCCAATTGGATTGAATAGAAAATCCGATAAATGGATCTTTGGTCTTGAAATGAGTGTGCATGTTTCGAGGTTCAACGCATCATTGCTTGGTGAATTATTAGTAGAGCTTTAAATGTGCCCACAAACGTTAGCAATCGTCAGCTTTAGAGAAATGCATAAAAATTCGAtggtcttttgtttgtttggggaTGATCAACTACACTGCAGTTTAGACGCATGTTTTCTCATTTATGTAGAGTCCCTATACAACATAAACCTAGATCCTGGGTGATTTCAATCATGATAGAACTTCCCCCTTCTTCTCTCCGTGCCTGATCGTACTCAGTCGAACGAAAACAAGCAATTTGCCAAACATCTTTAGTACCTACCTGTGGGGTTGGTTAAAACCGGTGGAACCTGCCATGGTAAAAAGACGAAAAAACGCCGATCTTAAGACCCACAAGAAACGGTAAAACGCTGCAAGCCCCGAGCAACTGTGATCGCTGGCTGGCGGTTTAAGATGTTTTTGtcgtctccctctctctccagACGTCTGAATTTTATGCATCCAGGTGGGCAGCAAAACAAGACTATTTGAAATCGACCAATCGGGTCCACGCATACGCATCCTCACCTGTGCATTATCGGTACATCACAGGTGCGGTGTAATGACGTCATCATGGGTTACGAGAGTTTCGTGCATTACGTAACCAAGAGCGAACAAATCAAATTCCTATGGCCTTACTAGATATGGCACGTGGCTGTGATAAGAAAGTATATTGGATTAatgacatgtactagtattcgaCTCAAACTGAAGTTGCAAATTGACGCATATGACACCTGGAAACAGTCTCaaaacattatgcaaatgacataaaTACATTAGAAAACTTTGGTCAATACTACTTACAATAACGTTGACGtagtaacaaaaatgaaactgcataaacaagaaaagaaaacacatgAAATTGAGTGCTAAATGTTTACCTGTTAGCGCCTGTGAAACAGAATGGAATGTTCTCTCCCGTCATAACTTTACATATGCCTCCAAAATGGGACGTTTTGCTCACGGTCAATTGCACGCCAGTGGTCCCGCCAAACGCATACTGCGGATTCATGAGTGGTACCGTCTTCTAAGATTTTCTTCCTGCACTTTAAGACTTCGGTTGCTAAATTTGTCACCCCTCTCGTCGAGTCCAAGTTAGTTTTAGAACTGTTGTTGTCACATGCGTCATTAGCAGACGACAATGAGAATCAAAGATGGCGCCGTTGAATTCAGCTGGCCAATCAAATCGTCCGTTGTGTTGAGAAGAGTTAGTCTGCAAAACACGCGACTATTAAAGATATTATGAACAAGTCAAAACTTGTCAGAATTCGCTCGCAACAAAAATTTAATGCATTAATATATATGTTCTCGTTTGGTCTGACTTGTCTTCCTGAAgacttaaagaaaaaaatgcaatatgCTGGCACTCAAGTTTTAGTGAAGCGCGCATCAAACAGAAATAGCAAAGCAAAGCACTCTCAAAGAAATACACCTAGAACTactaaaaagaagaagaaaaaagcaaTCTTTTactgttacaaaaaaaaaattcaaacgaaAGAGAGAAATCTGACGAATTTTACGTCACAAATACTTTTTCTGACCAATGACACTTTTATCTTTGAAGTGTAACGTTAGCAAACGAACACTGCAAAACTTAGTTTTGTCGTCTGCTAGAAAAATCTCCCACAATGCATCGCTCGCGCATGCTCAGATGTAGCAAAAAGTATGGCGTCGCTGTCATGACAGCGGCAAACTTTTCGTCAAACTTGTGTAGTTTTGAGCAAATTTGCGCCGTTTTGTGGAATTTGGAACAGAACTTTTGGAGGTTTACCCTACAGGAAAAGGTAAGGAATGCTAAAGAGGTGTTCTTAAGTTTAGATGTAGTAACGATCATGCTAAATTTGTACAAGATAAATTTGCTGGTGcggatctccaagcagatgtagttcACGTAGTTATCGACTTTTTGCTGCATACGTCTTTCTTGTGGGGAGAGAGAATGTTTGGGCACATGTGCATGCCTCGGGAGATTGGGTAGCAAGTCCTGTATGCGCCAACTCACAGGGTCTAGCCTCCAGAGTAGAtcttatacagcttgtacttactgtacaaaactggtgtgttacgcctaactGGTTTACCGGTTacacaaagcagaaaaaaatgaaaaatgctgATACAGTACATTGTCTAATGAATGTGTTTGTGGTCTTCAgggtaaaactaaaaggttGGGGAAACTTCAGCATGCATTCCAGAGCCTACCTGCTGCTAGAGAGAGAGTTCTACAGACTTCATGATGAACCGCCATGGGTAAGTCTAAATGTGACCATTACTAGATACGTTGCCAATTGGCAGTTTTACTGACTATTCAGACACAGATTGATAGCATAACCATTTTATCTGTCAGTACTGAACTGAGCTTGTTTTTTCGTAGGGAATTGACGCAGGTCCAGTTGGAGACGAGAACATTTTTGATTGGTCAGCAACAATTATGGGTCTCAAGGACACAATATGGGAAGGTAAGGTATACCTTAATCTGATTCATTCTACAATACTTACATATACATGAACGTTTATGACGAAATTGCCAGCATAGCATTCCTTGATAAAAAGCCctgtttgttattgttaagttttctttatcattgtttagttttcttcttgtgttttttccaCAGGTGGAATATTTCAGGTTCAGCTGAAGTTTAACGAGTTTTATAACGAGGAGCCTCCAGAGGTGGCCTTCCACACCATACCGTTTCATCCTAATGGTGAGTGAATATACTACAGATATATGGGCATTTTAATGATATTACAAGGAAGCTATATTGtaaattcatcatttttgtCCAGGATTTAACTTTGTGGTAGGTtaggaaaggaggttttcaccaTATTCACAGTTGGAACAATTCTGTACTACAATAGTAATGGAAatgcatgtttgtggtgtcatgatttCACGGTGCAGAaactaaaaccactgcaaacatttaaagattaaTAGTACATCATAGAACACTAGGTTTGTGTAGTCTCACAAATTTAGAGAATCAAACAAAATTTCTCCACCCTGCATCAGGAAGAATGTGGCCTTTTGGACATGTGACTGCAAAAAGTCAAGTGCACGAGAAACCCAATTTCACTCCGTTTCTCTGTTTAAAAGACTGATTGTTTTTGTATGTCTCTAGTCCATTCTGTGACAGGCAGACCATGTATAGAGTACCTGGACAACATCCAGGAATGGAAGGAATCCTACAGCTTGGTGCACATCCTGTTGTCCATACAGGTACGACTAGCTTCCTTGGAGcaaagtattgtttttgtgtgtgtgtgatttgtatctgtatgtgtgtgtgtgcatgttttagTGTGTATTTGCAATTCCCAATACACTGTACTAGCATACAAATACAgcattgctatacattgtcaGTGCTGCTCCTTTTGCCTAAGGGTCTTGAGTATGAGTGAGTAGACTTAAAACATCACATAGCATTATGGGTAAAGGGGTAAAGTCTGCCAGGTATCATTGCATCTTCTACAGCGGATCAAAGATTGTTATTTCTAGGCAGTCATCTGGAATTCTTCTTGTCTTTTACTCTCAGTCTGTTTTCTTACTCTTGATCTACATCtataacatgtttttaaaaaaatgataatggaGCATCATTGTCTCTTTTCTCCTCTTCCAGACCCTCCTGTCCAACCCAGTTGTGGAGGATTCTGTGAATGAAGATGCTGCAAAGATGCTGGTGACAAATCCTGACAGATATCTGGAGATGGTGCGGAGCTGTGTGGACGCCAGTAAACGGGTCCAGGGTAAGGAGagatgaaaagtgaaagtgacctCAAGCCAGTctaagctcactgaagagctatttcTCCAGACATatgctatatacagtatatacagcaTCACTGTACCAAAGAAATTCCCcaagctctttttgacaagcacaatgaactgCCTACCAAAgtttaatgtcccgtcctaaggactatTGTAAATTCCAGTAGCATGTATGTTGTGCATATCTACAACAGATTCCCAGTTTAAAAACTCCATATTTCTATGAGAATAGATTTTGATAAACCATTGTTTAACCATCAATGCTGTCTTTGTCTAACAATCATTTGAATagtttcctggatgtctaaccttcatcaacgtaccacttgttcaatttgtacttgtttAATTTGCAATATCAAAGGTGCATCAATGTGTCTACTATTGTTTTGTTCAGCTGGCCTGAGTCCCCATCTCGAAGAGGAAAGCAAAATCAGGCGAGACTTCCAGCCGTTCGTAGCGCCGACTGCCAAGACGGCCGGCGTCAAGACGAGGAAGGTGTCGTTCGACGAGTACCACACCACGTGGAGCGGCATAGCCACGTCCAAAGCCACGCCTGCCATGAAAAACC
Proteins encoded in this window:
- the LOC136445302 gene encoding uncharacterized protein isoform X2 — translated: MNPQYAFGGTTGVQLTVSKTSHFGGICKVMTGENIPFCFTGANRWQSVLDWGRYQGFFPGLDEVRYTAPYLPPGGVSVQGGDTVLLPVAVTSGHSSDVNHNYASAFSTTPGGNQGFYDASGNTSFRPRADSAGSTGTVSRKLASLAIDKPTTSSSPNDIDAPTVETSAAPPGESYWNSMAVTDVSEPEEGSGPGDSQSRATEYYRPADITLSCLHTAAMGNSGTQAIRSHNRRKPAKPTKSPARFDPAFKGVTFQIETLPHPKPSLRIRSYFSIRRRSQAARPRRFSESDATSYRRRSGSLTETTSGSEHEDPQPVGQHSHGAKQCASCDTKKTPLWRDAEDGTPLCNACGIRYKKYRVRCTRCWHVPKKDGKSYPNCGRCGDLLRVSIFRRYSI
- the LOC136445302 gene encoding uncharacterized protein isoform X1, with translation MHKIQTSGERGRRQKHLKPPASDHSCSGLAAFYRFLWVLRSAFFRLFTMAGSTGFNQPHRWQSVLDWGRYQGFFPGLDEVRYTAPYLPPGGVSVQGGDTVLLPVAVTSGHSSDVNHNYASAFSTTPGGNQGFYDASGNTSFRPRADSAGSTGTVSRKLASLAIDKPTTSSSPNDIDAPTVETSAAPPGESYWNSMAVTDVSEPEEGSGPGDSQSRATEYYRPADITLSCLHTAAMGNSGTQAIRSHNRRKPAKPTKSPARFDPAFKGVTFQIETLPHPKPSLRIRSYFSIRRRSQAARPRRFSESDATSYRRRSGSLTETTSGSEHEDPQPVGQHSHGAKQCASCDTKKTPLWRDAEDGTPLCNACGIRYKKYRVRCTRCWHVPKKDGKSYPNCGRCGDLLRVSIFRRYSI
- the LOC136444555 gene encoding ubiquitin-conjugating enzyme E2 U-like, giving the protein MHSRAYLLLEREFYRLHDEPPWGIDAGPVGDENIFDWSATIMGLKDTIWEGGIFQVQLKFNEFYNEEPPEVAFHTIPFHPNVHSVTGRPCIEYLDNIQEWKESYSLVHILLSIQTLLSNPVVEDSVNEDAAKMLVTNPDRYLEMVRSCVDASKRVQAGLSPHLEEESKIRRDFQPFVAPTAKTAGVKTRKVSFDEYHTTWSGIATSKATPAMKNPLLESIRDDPIRQSSHYGLTVDQLQDQMKRQLEEHNALMYGKFEDRGKTDDQREQKLMKINQMRKVYMSKRITEPSTPTPSDTKDFAPPRESEEPWEKEVDDLVAWTHNLDEEHLETV